The Gadus chalcogrammus isolate NIFS_2021 chromosome 16, NIFS_Gcha_1.0, whole genome shotgun sequence DNA window GAACGGAGGAATAAGTCACTACTTGGCCGGGCGTGCGGGGACCTGCATCACAGAGTCTAGTGTCTCCCTTCGTCAAACACGCCTTAAAACACGCGACTCGAAACAAGAGAGCCGATTGGTccggaaggagggggggggcgccggCCTTACTCCCACCAGGTGTCCATccgcctcaccctcaccctctgctTGTAGTGGTACTCCTTCAGGTGCTTCTTGAGCGCGGTGGGGATGGGCAGCTGGTTGATGCCGTCGTAGGTGGTGCTGCCGCTCACCACCGAGCGGCACAGGCGCTGCAGGCCGAAGGGCTGCGTGCGGTGGACGGGGATGGACAGCAGCGGCTCGAAGAACATGCAGGAGTTGGGGTCCTTGTAGTGCTCGAGCAGGCCCGTGACGGTGGGCGCGTGGAACACGTTGGGGTCGTGCACGTCGAAGCTGAAGTTGTggttccactgctcgatgcgcGCGTGCAGCGAGCGGCCGTACCGCCGAAAGCTCACCGAAAACAGGTAGTCCTCCTGGGCCGAGTCCCGCAGCAGGAAGGTCCCCTCGGGCCGGCCCTCCAGGAGGGTCTCCGCCTGGTAGCGGTCCATCACGCCCCAGTAGCAGCCCAGCGTGGTGATCTGCTGGAGGTCCGGCACCAGGCAGTGGATGTAGTCGATCTGCGTGTGGATGCGATAGCCGTCCGGCGGCGTGGGCTGCGGCTGCTCCGCTCCGGGCGGCGAGGCCGTGGGCGGCGTCTCGCCGGGCGACACCTCGGGGTCCGCCAGAGACTCCAGGACGGGGTCGCAGGCCACGGCAACGGGGGCGGTGACGGAGGCCGAGGCCGAGCtggaggcggcggcggaggccaCCACCTCGTCCAGGGTGTCCAGGCAGCTCTGCAGCAggagctggtgctgctgctgcctctggatgagcagctgctgctggagctgcacCGTGGCTCTCTCGTCCGCCGCCAGCTCGTTCATGCCGTGCGCCAGCTTGGGCCCCAGCTTGTACAGGGGGTTGATCTGCGCCGTCACCTCGAAGGTGTGGATCTCGGCGTTGGGCGGCGGCTCCACCCCCTGCTCGATGCTGATTCGCCGGCGCTCCCGCAGCCGGTCGTCCACGTCCTCCACCACCGGGGCGGCCGTGGGCGTGGCGGCGTCCAGCGGCGGGGGCTGCGTGATGGGCACCGTGTGCTGCTTGATGAGGTACCACTTCTGGGCCAGCTCCGAGTCGGCGGGGAAGGGGCAGTCGTCCAGCATCAGCTCGCTCAGGTGGATCTTGCGCCTCGACGAGACGCTGCCGCCCGCCGCCTCTGCACCCGCCGCCGGGCACGGCGCCGGCGCCGCGAGAGCCTGCGGCGTTGCCAGTAGCAACGACGCAGCCGCGGGCGCCGCCAGCGTCTTGATGGGGAAGCACTGCCCCATGGCGTCCTGGATCTTCTGCCGCAGGGTGCGGCTGCCGCTGCCCCCCCGTCCCTCGCCCTCACCGGCGGGGGGCGACTCAGCGGCGACGGCGCCCGCCGCCCCCCGCTCCGGTCCGAGCGGCGACCCGGTGGCAGCGGCGTCTGCGCCCTGCCACCTCCGGCCCACCTTCAGCGGGGACGACGACCGCCGGTCGTTGGTCTCGGCGCCGCCCGCCAGCAGCTCGCCGTACTCGAAGCCGTCGCTGACGGGCCGCTCGGCCGCCAGCCCGTTGGAGGAGAGACCCTTCTTCTTGAACTTCCCTCCCttgcggcccccccccccccctagagtcCCGGCGCTCCTCCGACCGGCTCTGCCTCACCTTGGGACGCGCCCCCCGCTCCTTGTCCTTACCCCTGTCCCCCGAGTCCTTGGGTAATGACATGACGGTGTAATTATGCAGCGGGTAACACGGTAGCACCAGACAGGTCCGGTCCGCGGAGACGTGCGCTGATGACTTGTTATTCCACTTTGCCCGCAGTGGCGCGACTTACCAGCAGTGTGAGCTTGTGAGCCACCGTCAACATGATGGGTGGGTCACTTTCATCGTGGCTTTAGGCCATctgcaaaacaaacaacactcaCTGATTATTTACACACGTTGAAATATTTTTTGCTGTATGGCCTGTGTGTTATataaacattgtgtgtgttaaggCACACATCTGTCTTTTAAAATATCTTAATCTAAATTAAATATCTAAATCTTTTAAATAGATGGGTATAGGGGGAAATCCAGTCTGTTTAACACAACGCGAGTATTTTACCAGTCAAGCATGTAGTTCAGAAACAATTAACCTAAGCTATGGTTCCTATAATATTATCATGGTTTAGTCCGAGTCGTATGTAACAACACTTTCTTCAAGGCTATGGTTGCCATGGTATAATGGTTTAGTCCCAGTCTAATGTAACAACAGTCACCAAGGCTATGGTTCCCATGATGGTAAATTCATGGTTTAGTCCCAGTCTAATGTATAACAACAGTCACCAAGGCTATGGTTCCCATGGTATAATGGCTTAATCCCAGTCTAAAGTAACAACATTCACCAAGGCTATGCTTCCAATGGTATAATGGTTTAGTCCCATGGACCTATTAGTTTATTCCTAGTCAAACGTACGAGTCCCAGACAGACGACCGTCGCCTGGCGGAAGTGGCAATAACCAAATTGAAAAGTATTGACCATTTAAGTTCAAAAAAGTTAAACGTAACGCAACATTTGACCTCACACGGCATAAAATCAACCATTACGAGTGACGATCGTCTGTCCTTTCAGTCCGGCTTCCTTTTATAGAAATAATGAGTTTGAAAAAGTTGAGCCAGCTATCCCATCAGcagcacagactgcaccaactCTGATCCCCCCTCTTCAATACCCCTTAACTCCTTTAATACCCCTTAAACGCCGTTCATTATGCAAAGCGCGGGTGTGTGGTGCAAAACCCCGACAACAAGATCAAACGATCAACAATccccgaggtaggaaacccaggAACCATGAAGCTAAAGCCGAAGCTCCTCTTAGCCAACTTTAGCACTTAGCTGGGCGGCCGTTCTTCGCATCGGACACGTCCTGTCAGGTCAAACCCTACATCTCTTCCCGTCTGCAAATACGTCAACAAAGAACACCataggtgtgttacctgtgagGGGTcggatgtgttgtgttgtcactGCACGACTCTCTTAACACCGCGATGGAGACGATCGAGGCTAGCGTTAGCTTGACGTTAACTCCTCGGCTGAATccatggaacaaaaaaaaaaagcaacccggaagtgatgaaTCAGAATCagttacttttattacatcttattatcttattgtacaagtacacaagagtaaaatGATCAGCCTTGGTTCAACAGCCACAGAGCAccaacaatacaagataaagtaaataaagataagtaaaatgatgtaaaaaataaataagtagcagcatagatcacaataataaatattaaaaggtAAGTTATATAGAAATCAAGAGAGTGGTAATAAGTACCTATAAGAAATTTAAGTGAAGTGTAAAGTGTTCAAGTGGTAGTGGTAAAAGCCACGGTTCATTatattgcaaattgcaaatccgattttattttttactgttgTAGTGCGGTCTGTTATAGTTGTAATCTTCTGCTTGACTGTGATCAGGAAGATCTCAGGCCCAACAGGAGGATGCTGGTATTCACTAGAGGAATGACCAGATGAATAAGACCCGAGTCAAAAGCCAGAAAAGAATTGAACTCCTTTATTTGGACTGTCATTCTGATGAATGCTGCAATTCAGACCATCCAAAACATACAATGAGTGACAGTAAAAAATTAGAGTGTGTAAGCATGGGATGCAAAATGTTTCATTCTTAAAATATTAGAAAATGTCTCAGGAGTCATTAGAATTAAATAGAAATTGTACAAGACAACGTCGCAACATTGCCTCTAACTGACAGTTCTATTAATTAAGCCAGGCAGGGACACTGACTGTATTTTACAGACAACTTGGTAAGAATTTTAATTTGACATTAAGCTGTGACCCTCACAGTGGTGGTTGTCTGTTGAATATACCCTAATTTATGAAGAGCACATTCTAACCCATTCAACTTATTACTGGAATGTAAACATGGAGTAAACATATTCCTTGGCCTGTCATTAGTGTTCGTTTACACAAATAATCACATCAATGGCTCAGATAAGCATTTTCATCTCCTGCTTCGTCATCCCAGTAATGGCCAGGAACCGGCACCTGTCTGCGAAACAGAGGCAGTGTCGCCTCGTCTGCAGCACACACCATGAAAGTGGGGATCTGAGCCATAACACAAGAGCA harbors:
- the socs9 gene encoding LOW QUALITY PROTEIN: suppressor of cytokine signaling 9 (The sequence of the model RefSeq protein was modified relative to this genomic sequence to represent the inferred CDS: deleted 1 base in 1 codon), whose product is MSLPKDSGDRGKDKERGARPKVRQSRSEERRDSRGGGGRKGGKFKKKGLSSNGLAAERPVSDGFEYGELLAGGAETNDRRSSSPLKVGRRWQGADAAATGSPLGPERGAAGAVAAESPPAGEGEGRGGSGSRTLRQKIQDAMGQCFPIKTLAAPAAASLLLATPQALAAPAPCPAAGAEAAGGSVSSRRKIHLSELMLDDCPFPADSELAQKWYLIKQHTVPITQPPPLDAATPTAAPVVEDVDDRLRERRRISIEQGVEPPPNAEIHTFEVTAQINPLYKLGPKLAHGMNELAADERATVQLQQQLLIQRQQQHQLLLQSCLDTLDEVVASAAASSSASASVTAPVAVACDPVLESLADPEVSPGETPPTASPPGAEQPQPTPPDGYRIHTQIDYIHCLVPDLQQITTLGCYWGVMDRYQAETLLEGRPEGTFLLRDSAQEDYLFSVSFRRYGRSLHARIEQWNHNFSFDVHDPNVFHAPTVTGLLEHYKDPNSCMFFEPLLSIPVHRTQPFGLQRLCRSVVSGSTTYDGINQLPIPTALKKHLKEYHYKQRVRVRRMDTWWE